Genomic DNA from Desulfonema ishimotonii:
TCCGGCTGCGGTTCTTCGACCGCTTCCCGCCGGGTGGTGGCGTATACGGGGATCATGCCGAAGTCAAAGGCAAACCGGACCATGAGGTAGCAGGCCCCGAAGTCGCCCTGGATCAATACATAATCGGCCAGACGGGCTTCCGCCAGCAGCCAGTCTCGGACCGCTTTCAGGTATGGGCTGATTTCCGGCAGGTCCGGGGGCACACCGGACCAGACCGCCCGCAGATCCTGCGGCGGCGTCACAATCCGGTCCACTCCCAGGGATGCGCGGGCATCGGCCTCCTGAGCCGGGGTGAGGGTGTGGTTGAAGAGGAGGAAGAGTGACTGCATAAGATTTCTTCAATTCCTGATTCTGCTCGGTTTGGGCAGAACAGGGCGTTCTTTATACTCGTTTTTATTTTTTCCTTCTATTTGCATGTAGCGGACTTTGTTTCTATTCTCAGCGGATTGGACGAGTCTGAAATTCAGCATGATTTTCAGTTCATACAGCCGATCTGTCTTCCAAAGTTCTCCGTTGGATTCGCCAATCTGCTGTAACACGTATTGTTCAAACTCCTTTTTATATTTTGATGTGTCATCTGTCTCGGAATTTTCTTTCTCCCATTCATAAAACAGATTTTCATACCTTTTTCTGCGGTCGGAAATGTGCAGTTTCGGTCGGATTTCCACGGAACCCAGTCCGATGGGCTTGCCCATGCCGAGTTTGTGAAAACAGCCTTCTGGCAATTCCAATGCAAACAGCAACGCACCGAGTTCCACTTCAGACAAATTTTCAAAACGGATGCGGCCCTGAAAGCGGTTTCCTTCTTTCACCGGTGTGATTTTGGTTGTGATATTTTTTTTGCTTCTCATATCGTCTCTGCGTTCAACCCAATCTTTTCCGGGCTGATGCCAATACATTTTATTACCGCGTATCGACGTATTGTCGTTGTAGTGGCTGAGATTTTTCAGATCGTCTGATTCTTGGACAAGGTAA
This window encodes:
- the csx20 gene encoding CRISPR-associated protein Csx20, translating into MQSLFLLFNHTLTPAQEADARASLGVDRIVTPPQDLRAVWSGVPPDLPEISPYLKAVRDWLLAEARLADYVLIQGDFGACYLMVRFAFDFGMIPVYATTRREAVEEPQPDGTIKITHHFNHRRFRKYGV
- a CDS encoding TIGR03986 family type III CRISPR-associated RAMP protein, with the protein product MFRLAYEKTIGEHVPENLRFMRYEITPDDIEQLRDADVPSEIIEKLEGLEKKIFFKNEFHEKLDNILKGRDQEYRSLILKHAGKYDIAQAIFGNTEAFSGRVFFEDAFMSAEQNPKDVLLDTNIPQILGTPKPTTFQHYLVQESDDLKNLSHYNDNTSIRGNKMYWHQPGKDWVERRDDMRSKKNITTKITPVKEGNRFQGRIRFENLSEVELGALLFALELPEGCFHKLGMGKPIGLGSVEIRPKLHISDRRKRYENLFYEWEKENSETDDTSKYKKEFEQYVLQQIGESNGELWKTDRLYELKIMLNFRLVQSAENRNKVRYMQIEGKNKNEYKERPVLPKPSRIRN